One window from the genome of Pseudonocardia hierapolitana encodes:
- a CDS encoding Pls/PosA family non-ribosomal peptide synthetase translates to MTLALTRTPAIYPAAPAPARRTLLDVLADTVATHPDEAAIDAGGTVLTYRVLVDEVDAVRRRLVDAGIGVGDRVGVRISSGTAELYVTILAVLSAGAAYVPVDADDPDERAELVFGEAGVCAVLADNGSMTRRSSPIGTPGTPGAGHDAWIIFTSGSTGTPKGVAVSHGSAAAFVDAEARLFLAEEPIGPGDRVLAGLSVAFDASCEEMWLAWRHGACLVPAPRALVRAGVDLGPWLEAQRITIVSTVPTLAALWPPEALEDVRLLIFGGEACPPELAERVAVEGREVWNTYGPTEATVVACAAQLAGEGPVRIGLPLDGWALAVVDGAGEPVAMGESGELVIGGVGLARYLDAEKDAAKFAPLPSLGWERAYRSGDVVRADEAGLVFLGRADEQVKLGGRRIELGEVDAALLALTGVRGAAAAVRRTRAGNQVLVGYVVPDGELDTDAAALALREQLPAALVPLLAEVDDLPTRTSGKVDRDALPWPLPATSGADPAAAGLLTPTEGWLAEGWAEILGVAVTDPKADFFTHGGGSLTAAQLVARIRTRHPQVSVNDIYLHPKLGALAARLDALTATGTERREVTPMPRRTALAQALLMTPMLALVGLRWASVAAAISTVAAAAVPWMPTVPWWSLAVAWLVMFSPAGRIAIAAGGARLLLRGVRPGSYPRGGSVHVRLWAATRLAELSGATGVSGASWTTRYARALGAKIGKDVDLHSAPPVTGLLKIGRGAAVEPEVDLAGHWVDGDVVHIGKIRIGAGATIGSRSTLLPGARIGKGAGIAAGSTVRGAVPAGQRWAGSPAERTGKSGVHWPSTRPAHSRYWALVYGFTSMLLGLLPAVAALPALMIVAGGVAGTTSPAEATGRALLVVAPATLAYLLAYAALVVAGVRLLGIGMAEGFHPVHSRAGWQVWTTERLMGMARAGLFPLYSSQFTAAWLRLLGAKVGRDVEASTVIALPKMTTVADGAFLADDTMVGTYELSGGWMHVAPSRVGKQAFLGNSGMTAPGRSVPDRGLVGVLSATPRKAKKGSSWLGLPPMPLRRAVEQGDTSRTFQPPRRIKIARGLVELCRVVPVMCSVALAVLVTGQLVAIHAAAGFVVAALLAGPLLLAAGITAAGVTSVMKWLLVGRFRPVEHPLWSSFVWRNELADTFVEVLAVPWLVGPANGTPVLTAWLETMGARIGRGVWLETHWLPESDLVLLGDGATVNRGCVVQTHLFHDRIMSMDEVRIDNGATLGPNGIILPGAGIGAGTTVGPGSLVTRGDTVPAATRWLGNPITTWG, encoded by the coding sequence GTGACGCTGGCGCTCACCCGCACCCCCGCGATCTACCCCGCCGCACCTGCGCCGGCCCGCCGCACCCTGCTCGACGTGCTCGCCGACACTGTCGCGACGCACCCCGACGAGGCCGCGATAGACGCCGGCGGCACGGTGCTCACCTACCGCGTGCTGGTCGACGAGGTCGACGCCGTCCGGCGGCGCCTCGTCGATGCCGGCATCGGGGTCGGCGACCGCGTCGGCGTCCGGATCTCCTCCGGCACCGCCGAGCTGTACGTCACGATCCTCGCTGTCCTCTCCGCGGGCGCCGCGTACGTTCCCGTCGACGCCGACGACCCCGATGAGCGGGCCGAGCTCGTGTTCGGGGAGGCGGGGGTGTGCGCGGTGCTCGCCGACAACGGCTCCATGACGAGGCGCAGCTCGCCGATCGGCACACCGGGCACACCCGGAGCGGGACACGACGCGTGGATCATCTTCACGTCCGGCTCGACGGGCACCCCGAAGGGTGTCGCGGTCAGCCACGGCTCCGCCGCGGCGTTCGTCGACGCCGAGGCGCGCCTGTTCCTCGCCGAGGAGCCGATCGGGCCCGGTGACCGCGTGCTGGCGGGGCTGTCGGTCGCGTTCGACGCCTCCTGCGAGGAGATGTGGCTCGCGTGGCGGCACGGCGCCTGCCTGGTCCCGGCGCCCCGGGCGCTGGTGCGTGCCGGGGTCGACCTCGGGCCCTGGCTGGAGGCGCAGCGCATCACGATCGTCTCCACCGTCCCGACGCTCGCCGCGCTGTGGCCACCGGAGGCCCTCGAAGACGTGCGGCTGCTGATCTTCGGCGGCGAGGCGTGCCCGCCCGAGCTGGCCGAGCGGGTCGCCGTCGAGGGCCGCGAGGTGTGGAACACCTACGGCCCGACCGAGGCCACGGTCGTCGCCTGCGCCGCGCAGCTCGCCGGGGAGGGTCCGGTCCGGATCGGGCTGCCGCTCGACGGGTGGGCGCTCGCCGTCGTCGACGGCGCGGGCGAGCCGGTCGCCATGGGCGAGAGCGGCGAGCTGGTGATCGGCGGGGTCGGGCTCGCCCGCTACCTCGACGCGGAGAAGGACGCCGCGAAGTTCGCCCCGCTGCCCTCGCTCGGCTGGGAGCGCGCCTACCGCAGCGGCGACGTCGTCCGCGCCGACGAGGCCGGGCTGGTGTTCCTCGGCCGCGCCGACGAGCAGGTCAAGCTCGGCGGGCGGCGCATCGAGCTGGGTGAGGTCGACGCCGCACTGCTCGCGCTGACCGGTGTCCGCGGTGCGGCGGCCGCCGTGCGCCGCACCCGGGCCGGCAACCAGGTGCTGGTGGGTTACGTGGTGCCGGACGGCGAGTTGGACACCGACGCCGCGGCGCTCGCCCTGCGCGAGCAGCTCCCCGCCGCGCTCGTCCCGCTGCTCGCGGAGGTCGACGACCTGCCGACGCGCACGTCGGGCAAGGTCGACCGGGACGCGCTGCCGTGGCCGCTCCCGGCGACGAGCGGGGCCGACCCCGCCGCCGCGGGCCTGCTGACCCCCACCGAGGGCTGGCTTGCCGAGGGCTGGGCGGAGATCCTCGGCGTGGCGGTGACCGACCCGAAGGCCGACTTCTTCACCCACGGCGGCGGCAGCCTCACCGCCGCGCAGCTCGTGGCGCGGATCCGCACGCGGCACCCTCAGGTGTCGGTCAACGACATCTACCTGCACCCGAAGCTGGGAGCGCTCGCGGCCCGGCTGGACGCGCTGACCGCGACCGGGACCGAGCGGCGCGAGGTCACGCCGATGCCGCGCCGCACGGCGCTCGCGCAGGCGCTGCTCATGACGCCGATGCTGGCGCTGGTCGGCCTGCGCTGGGCGAGCGTCGCCGCCGCGATCTCGACGGTCGCCGCCGCCGCGGTCCCCTGGATGCCCACCGTGCCGTGGTGGTCGCTCGCGGTGGCCTGGCTGGTGATGTTCAGCCCGGCCGGGCGGATCGCGATCGCCGCGGGCGGCGCCCGGCTGCTGCTGCGCGGTGTTCGTCCCGGCAGCTACCCGCGCGGCGGCTCGGTGCACGTGCGGCTGTGGGCGGCCACGCGCCTCGCCGAGCTGTCCGGCGCAACGGGCGTCTCCGGTGCGTCGTGGACCACCCGCTACGCCCGCGCGCTCGGCGCGAAGATCGGCAAGGACGTCGATCTGCACTCGGCTCCTCCCGTGACGGGTCTGCTCAAGATCGGGCGTGGCGCGGCGGTGGAGCCGGAGGTGGACCTCGCCGGCCACTGGGTCGACGGCGACGTCGTGCACATCGGCAAGATCCGGATCGGCGCCGGGGCCACCATCGGATCCCGCAGCACCCTGCTTCCGGGCGCCCGGATCGGCAAGGGCGCAGGGATCGCCGCGGGGTCGACGGTGCGCGGCGCCGTCCCCGCGGGTCAGCGCTGGGCGGGCTCGCCCGCGGAGCGCACCGGCAAGAGCGGTGTGCACTGGCCGTCGACCCGGCCGGCGCACTCGCGCTACTGGGCGCTCGTCTACGGCTTCACGTCGATGCTGCTGGGGCTGCTCCCCGCGGTGGCGGCGCTGCCGGCGCTCATGATCGTCGCGGGCGGGGTCGCCGGTACGACGTCCCCCGCGGAGGCGACGGGCCGGGCACTGCTCGTGGTCGCCCCCGCGACGCTGGCGTACCTGCTGGCGTACGCGGCGCTCGTCGTGGCCGGGGTGCGCCTGCTCGGCATCGGCATGGCGGAGGGTTTCCACCCGGTGCACAGCCGCGCCGGCTGGCAGGTCTGGACCACCGAGCGGCTGATGGGCATGGCCCGCGCGGGCCTGTTCCCGCTGTACTCCAGCCAGTTCACGGCCGCGTGGCTGCGACTGCTCGGCGCGAAGGTCGGCCGCGACGTGGAAGCGTCGACGGTGATCGCGCTGCCGAAGATGACCACCGTCGCGGACGGCGCCTTCCTGGCCGACGACACCATGGTCGGTACCTACGAGCTCTCCGGTGGCTGGATGCACGTGGCGCCGTCGAGGGTCGGCAAGCAGGCGTTCCTCGGGAACTCCGGGATGACCGCGCCGGGGCGGTCGGTGCCCGACCGCGGGCTCGTCGGCGTGCTGTCGGCGACACCGCGCAAGGCGAAGAAGGGCTCGTCGTGGCTCGGCCTGCCGCCCATGCCGCTGCGCAGGGCGGTCGAGCAGGGCGACACCAGCCGCACGTTCCAGCCACCGCGCCGGATCAAGATCGCCCGCGGGCTGGTCGAGCTGTGCCGGGTGGTGCCGGTGATGTGCTCCGTCGCGCTCGCCGTGCTGGTCACCGGGCAGCTCGTGGCGATCCACGCCGCGGCCGGGTTCGTGGTCGCCGCGCTGCTGGCCGGGCCGCTGCTGCTGGCCGCCGGCATCACGGCCGCCGGCGTCACGAGCGTGATGAAGTGGCTGCTCGTGGGCCGGTTCCGCCCGGTCGAGCACCCGCTGTGGAGCTCGTTCGTCTGGCGCAACGAGCTGGCCGACACGTTCGTCGAGGTGCTGGCGGTGCCGTGGCTCGTCGGGCCGGCGAACGGCACGCCCGTGCTCACGGCGTGGCTGGAGACGATGGGCGCGCGCATCGGGCGCGGCGTCTGGCTGGAGACGCACTGGCTGCCCGAGTCCGACCTCGTGCTGCTCGGCGACGGCGCCACCGTCAACCGGGGCTGCGTCGTGCAGACCCACCTGTTCCATGATCGGATCATGAGCATGGACGAGGTGCGCATCGACAACGGCGCCACACTCGGGCCCAACGGGATCATCCTCCCGGGCGCCGGCATCGGCGCGGGGACGACCGTCGGACCGGGATCGCTGGTCACGCGCGGCGACACCGTCCCGGCAGCGACCCGGTGGCTGGGCAACCCGATCACGACGTGGGGCTGA
- a CDS encoding M1 family metallopeptidase, with translation MGLSKPTAGAARSDDPYLPTHGNGGYRVEHYELDIDYKLAANRLTGRAVLTAVAGAPLSRFSLDLSAFRVPRVLVDGEPAKFSHRGGKLRVTPARPVEGRFTVEVRYVGNPTPVSSRWGDVGWDELTDGALVASQPVGAPSWFPCNDHPSDKATYRIAVTTAAPYTVAATGVLTARRRSAGTRTWVYELAAPTASYLVSVQIGRYDEVVLAAGPVPQVALLPARLRKNAARDLGRHPAIMTTLEGFFGPYPFADYQIVVTDDELDVPIEAQGMSIFGANHVDGRRTHERLVVHELAHQWFGNSLTIADWRHIWLNEGFATYAEWLWSEASGGRGVTAHARQWHAHLVAKPADLVLADPGPARMFDERVYKRGALALHALRGRIGDDRFFALLRDWAARYRHATVTTAQFVQLAGRHADEDLTAFFTAWLHRPALPGIAVEGD, from the coding sequence GTGGGGCTGAGCAAGCCGACGGCCGGCGCAGCCCGGTCGGACGATCCGTATCTGCCCACCCACGGCAACGGTGGGTACCGGGTCGAGCACTACGAGCTGGACATCGACTACAAGCTCGCGGCCAACCGGCTCACCGGGCGGGCGGTGCTCACCGCCGTGGCCGGCGCGCCGCTGAGCCGGTTCAGCCTCGACCTCTCGGCGTTCCGCGTGCCGCGGGTGCTCGTCGACGGCGAGCCGGCGAAGTTCAGCCACCGCGGGGGGAAGCTGCGCGTCACACCGGCCCGCCCCGTCGAGGGCCGGTTCACCGTCGAGGTGCGCTACGTCGGCAACCCCACACCGGTCTCCAGCCGATGGGGCGACGTCGGCTGGGACGAGCTGACCGACGGCGCGCTCGTCGCGAGCCAACCCGTCGGCGCGCCGTCCTGGTTCCCGTGCAACGACCACCCCTCGGACAAGGCGACCTACCGCATCGCCGTGACCACCGCGGCGCCCTACACGGTCGCCGCCACCGGTGTGCTCACCGCGCGGCGTCGCTCAGCCGGCACGAGGACGTGGGTGTACGAGCTCGCGGCGCCCACGGCGTCGTACCTGGTCAGCGTGCAGATCGGGCGCTACGACGAGGTCGTGCTCGCCGCAGGCCCGGTCCCCCAGGTGGCGCTGCTCCCGGCCCGGCTGCGCAAGAACGCCGCTCGCGACCTCGGCCGCCATCCCGCGATCATGACGACGCTCGAGGGCTTCTTCGGGCCCTACCCGTTCGCCGACTACCAGATCGTCGTCACCGACGACGAGCTGGACGTCCCGATCGAGGCCCAGGGCATGTCGATCTTCGGGGCGAACCACGTCGACGGGCGGCGCACCCACGAGCGGCTCGTCGTGCACGAGCTTGCGCACCAGTGGTTCGGCAACAGCCTCACGATCGCCGACTGGCGCCACATCTGGCTCAACGAAGGCTTCGCGACGTACGCGGAATGGCTGTGGTCGGAGGCCTCGGGCGGCCGCGGCGTCACAGCGCACGCCCGGCAGTGGCACGCGCACCTGGTGGCGAAGCCGGCCGACCTCGTCCTCGCCGACCCCGGCCCGGCGCGGATGTTCGACGAGCGGGTCTACAAACGCGGGGCGCTGGCGCTGCACGCCTTGCGCGGGCGGATCGGCGACGACCGCTTCTTCGCACTGCTGCGGGACTGGGCGGCGCGGTACCGGCACGCAACGGTGACCACCGCGCAGTTCGTCCAGCTGGCCGGCCGGCACGCCGATGAGGACCTCACCGCGTTCTTCACCGCATGGCTGCACCGGCCCGCGCTCCCCGGCATCGCTGTGGAAGGCGACTGA
- a CDS encoding bifunctional metallophosphatase/5'-nucleotidase gives MARWSVSRRTLLVAVGLALVAVAVAALVIPRRSVAPPLVDVQLLALNDFHGHLEPPSGSSGQIDGVDAGGVEYLATQLRLLAEEVQRPDTLTVAAGDLIGASPLLSAAFHDEPAIEALGLAGLDLASVGNHEFDEGSDELLRIQNGGCHPQDGCADPARPYTGAHFQYLSANAFVTATGEPLLPPYAIREVQGVRIGFIGMTLEGTPAIVTQSGIEGLDFRDEADTANRYAAEMQEQGVQAIVVLLHEGGTQAGGGGINDCTNLTGPVVDVVGRFSGAIDVVVSGHTHQAYNCVLDGRVVTSASSFGRLVTDIDLRIDPSSGEVVEARARNVVVGRDVAPDAAQKELIGYYRTLLGPVAAEEVGEASGPITRAAAPSGETPLGNLTADAQLAATDDEEGAVAAFMNPGGVRADLDAGPVTYEEAFTVQPFGNYLTTLDLTGEQLDCLLEQQFVTERILQPSATVRYTVRQAGTPGSAADPCAGTKVDGITIGGSPVDPGGTYRITVNSFLAGGGDGFSVLPRATNDVVGGADVDALTAHLGANRPVAPPATDRITLG, from the coding sequence ATGGCTCGATGGTCGGTCTCCCGCCGGACACTGCTGGTCGCAGTCGGTCTCGCCCTCGTCGCCGTGGCCGTGGCTGCGCTCGTGATCCCCCGCAGGAGCGTCGCGCCGCCGCTGGTCGACGTGCAGCTGCTCGCGCTGAACGACTTCCACGGCCACCTCGAGCCCCCGAGCGGGTCCAGCGGGCAGATCGACGGGGTCGACGCGGGTGGCGTCGAGTACCTCGCCACCCAGCTGCGGCTGCTGGCCGAGGAAGTGCAGCGGCCCGACACGCTCACGGTCGCGGCGGGTGACCTCATCGGCGCGTCCCCGCTGCTCTCGGCGGCGTTCCACGATGAGCCGGCGATCGAGGCGCTCGGGCTCGCCGGGCTCGACCTGGCGAGCGTCGGCAACCACGAGTTCGATGAGGGCTCGGACGAGCTGCTGCGCATCCAGAACGGCGGCTGCCATCCCCAGGACGGCTGCGCCGACCCCGCGCGGCCCTACACCGGCGCCCACTTCCAGTACCTGTCGGCCAACGCCTTCGTCACCGCGACCGGCGAGCCGCTGCTCCCGCCCTACGCGATCCGCGAGGTGCAGGGGGTACGCATCGGTTTCATCGGGATGACGCTGGAGGGCACGCCCGCCATCGTCACGCAGTCCGGCATCGAGGGCCTCGACTTCCGCGACGAGGCCGACACGGCGAACCGCTACGCCGCCGAGATGCAGGAGCAGGGGGTGCAGGCGATCGTCGTGCTGCTCCACGAGGGCGGCACCCAGGCAGGCGGCGGAGGCATCAACGACTGCACGAACCTCACCGGCCCGGTCGTGGACGTCGTCGGTCGGTTCTCCGGCGCCATCGACGTCGTGGTCAGCGGACACACCCACCAGGCGTACAACTGCGTGCTCGACGGACGCGTGGTCACGAGCGCGAGCTCGTTCGGCCGGCTCGTCACCGACATCGACCTGCGCATCGATCCGTCCTCGGGCGAGGTGGTGGAGGCGCGGGCGCGCAACGTCGTCGTCGGCCGTGACGTGGCCCCCGACGCTGCGCAGAAGGAGCTGATCGGCTACTACCGGACGCTCCTCGGTCCCGTCGCGGCCGAGGAGGTGGGCGAAGCCAGCGGGCCGATCACCCGGGCCGCCGCGCCCTCGGGCGAGACGCCGCTGGGGAACCTCACCGCCGACGCCCAACTCGCCGCCACCGACGACGAGGAGGGTGCGGTCGCCGCGTTCATGAACCCCGGCGGCGTGCGCGCCGACCTGGACGCCGGACCGGTGACCTACGAGGAGGCGTTCACCGTGCAGCCGTTCGGCAACTACCTCACCACGCTGGACCTGACCGGTGAACAGCTGGACTGCCTGCTCGAGCAGCAGTTCGTCACCGAGCGGATCCTGCAACCGTCGGCCACGGTGCGCTACACCGTCAGGCAGGCCGGGACCCCGGGATCCGCCGCCGACCCGTGCGCGGGCACGAAGGTCGACGGGATCACGATCGGCGGCTCCCCGGTCGACCCCGGCGGGACGTACCGGATCACGGTGAACAGCTTCCTCGCCGGCGGCGGCGACGGCTTCTCGGTACTCCCCCGGGCCACGAACGACGTCGTCGGCGGCGCGGACGTGGACGCGCTCACCGCCCACCTCGGCGCGAACCGCCCCGTCGCCCCGCCGGCAACCGATCGGATCACTCTCGGCTGA
- a CDS encoding APC family permease, translating into MAVVFMAVATAAPITAMVGNVPIAVGFGNGAYAPAGYLVATIVLSLFALGYSAMARHITATGAFYGFISYGLGRVIGMGAGALTTLAYVVFEASLVGIFSFFASSFASTHLGVEVSWIWFAVLMLVINALATYFKINMAAGVLGFFLVAEIVMLALLVLGVLFAGGGPEGWSLQSLNPFNAFQNLEGTVPDPNNAGAVLAVAGSAGIGLFFAFWSWVGFESAAMYGEESRNPTKLIPRATMLSVVGVGIFYVIVSWAAIVGTGPDRAVALAQDSATAGQIFFGPLQQNLGSWASVPFEFFLMTGSLACGMAFHNCASRYLYAIGREDPLPGLGRTLGASHPRHGSPYIAGFVQSGIAAIIVLWFFATDRDPYGQLYALMALLGTTAILAVQALAAFACIAYFHFHRNRPADAHWFTTFLAPLIGGLGMIYVIWLLIDNRDFAAGAAANDIVFALSPWIVAIVGIGGVAFALVMRKYAPSRYEIIGRVVLDVRERSET; encoded by the coding sequence GTGGCAGTTGTCTTCATGGCCGTCGCGACGGCGGCTCCGATCACCGCGATGGTGGGCAACGTGCCGATCGCGGTCGGCTTCGGCAACGGCGCCTACGCGCCGGCCGGCTACCTGGTGGCCACCATCGTCCTGAGCCTGTTCGCGCTGGGCTACTCGGCCATGGCCCGCCACATCACCGCGACAGGCGCGTTCTACGGGTTCATCTCCTACGGGCTCGGCCGCGTGATCGGCATGGGGGCAGGCGCTCTCACCACGCTCGCGTACGTGGTGTTCGAGGCATCGCTGGTGGGGATCTTCTCGTTCTTCGCGAGCAGCTTCGCCTCCACCCACCTCGGCGTCGAGGTGTCCTGGATCTGGTTCGCGGTGCTCATGCTCGTGATCAACGCGCTGGCCACCTACTTCAAGATCAACATGGCGGCCGGCGTCCTCGGGTTCTTCCTCGTGGCCGAGATCGTGATGCTGGCCTTGCTGGTGCTGGGCGTCCTGTTCGCCGGCGGTGGTCCGGAGGGCTGGTCCCTGCAGTCGCTCAACCCGTTCAACGCCTTCCAGAACCTGGAGGGCACCGTGCCGGACCCGAACAACGCCGGCGCGGTGCTGGCCGTCGCCGGTTCCGCTGGGATCGGCCTGTTCTTCGCCTTCTGGTCGTGGGTCGGCTTCGAATCCGCCGCCATGTACGGCGAGGAGTCGCGCAACCCGACGAAGCTCATCCCCCGTGCCACGATGCTGTCCGTCGTCGGCGTCGGGATCTTCTACGTGATCGTGTCCTGGGCCGCGATCGTCGGCACCGGTCCGGACCGAGCGGTCGCACTCGCCCAGGACAGCGCCACCGCGGGGCAGATCTTCTTCGGCCCCCTGCAGCAGAACCTGGGCAGCTGGGCCAGCGTCCCGTTCGAGTTCTTCCTGATGACCGGCTCGCTCGCGTGTGGCATGGCGTTCCACAACTGCGCCTCGCGATACCTCTACGCCATCGGCCGAGAGGATCCCCTGCCCGGACTGGGCCGCACCCTCGGAGCTTCGCACCCCCGGCACGGTTCGCCCTACATCGCCGGTTTCGTCCAGTCGGGCATCGCAGCGATCATCGTGCTCTGGTTCTTCGCCACCGATCGGGACCCCTACGGGCAGCTGTACGCACTCATGGCGCTGCTCGGAACCACCGCGATCCTCGCCGTCCAGGCGCTCGCCGCTTTCGCGTGCATCGCGTACTTCCACTTCCACCGCAACCGCCCCGCCGACGCGCACTGGTTCACCACCTTCCTCGCTCCCTTGATCGGGGGGCTGGGCATGATCTACGTCATCTGGCTGCTCATCGACAACCGCGACTTCGCGGCGGGCGCCGCGGCGAACGACATCGTGTTCGCCCTGTCTCCGTGGATCGTCGCCATCGTCGGAATCGGCGGTGTCGCCTTCGCATTGGTGATGCGCAAGTACGCGCCCAGCCGGTACGAGATCATTGGTCGCGTCGTGCTCGATGTGCGGGAGCGGAGCGAGACCTGA
- a CDS encoding aspartate aminotransferase family protein: MEVDDLVRFGSKAELLERAAEYWNPDKTAFWVGSGIDLVIDRREGYLFWDMDGRRLIDVHLNGGTYNLGHRNPEVMAAVTAAMGRFDIGNHHFPSLARTALAEALVRSAPATLTKVAYASGGGEAVDIALKSARHATGRRGIVSVVKAYHGHTGLAVATGDERFSRLFLADRPEEFRQVPFNDLEAMERALRPGDVAAVVMETIPATYGFPLPEPGYLAQVKALCERYDALYIADEVQTGLMRTGELWGITKHGVEPDILVTGKGLSGGVYPIAAVLLSERAGAWLHQDGFGHMSTFGGAELGCIAALATLEITLRPEVRSTVHYIADAVGAGLRAIRDDHPDWFTGIRQDGVVLGLEFGHPEGAKHVMRELYEVGVWAIFSSLDPRVLQFKPGILLTPDLVEELLDRVAVGVSRAARRATPVAQGTA; encoded by the coding sequence ATGGAGGTCGACGATCTCGTGCGGTTCGGCTCCAAGGCTGAGCTGCTGGAACGTGCCGCGGAGTACTGGAATCCCGACAAGACGGCGTTCTGGGTCGGCAGCGGCATCGATCTGGTGATCGACCGCCGAGAGGGCTACCTGTTCTGGGACATGGATGGCCGGCGGCTGATCGATGTGCACCTCAACGGCGGGACCTACAACCTCGGTCACCGCAACCCGGAGGTGATGGCCGCGGTCACCGCGGCGATGGGACGCTTCGACATCGGCAACCACCACTTCCCGTCGCTCGCCCGCACCGCGCTCGCGGAGGCGCTGGTGCGCAGCGCCCCGGCGACGCTGACGAAGGTCGCGTACGCCTCGGGCGGCGGAGAGGCCGTCGACATCGCGCTGAAGAGCGCGCGTCACGCCACGGGCAGGCGCGGGATCGTCTCGGTGGTGAAGGCCTACCACGGCCACACCGGACTCGCCGTCGCGACCGGCGACGAGCGGTTCTCCAGGCTGTTCCTCGCCGACCGCCCCGAGGAGTTCCGGCAGGTGCCGTTCAACGACCTGGAGGCGATGGAGCGTGCGTTGCGCCCGGGGGACGTCGCGGCGGTGGTGATGGAGACGATCCCGGCCACCTACGGCTTCCCGCTCCCGGAGCCGGGCTATCTCGCGCAGGTCAAGGCGCTCTGCGAGCGGTACGACGCGCTGTACATCGCCGACGAGGTGCAGACCGGGCTGATGCGCACCGGGGAGCTGTGGGGCATCACCAAGCACGGTGTCGAGCCCGACATCCTGGTCACCGGCAAGGGCTTGTCCGGGGGCGTGTACCCGATCGCGGCGGTCCTGCTGAGCGAGCGGGCCGGGGCGTGGCTGCACCAGGACGGGTTCGGGCACATGTCCACCTTCGGCGGCGCCGAGCTGGGCTGCATCGCCGCGCTCGCGACACTGGAGATCACGCTGCGCCCCGAGGTGCGCTCGACGGTGCACTACATCGCCGACGCCGTCGGCGCCGGGCTGCGGGCCATCCGCGACGACCACCCGGACTGGTTCACCGGCATCCGCCAGGACGGGGTCGTGCTGGGCCTGGAGTTCGGCCATCCCGAGGGCGCCAAGCACGTCATGCGCGAGCTCTACGAGGTGGGCGTGTGGGCGATCTTCTCCTCGCTCGATCCGCGGGTGCTCCAGTTCAAGCCCGGCATCCTGCTGACCCCTGACCTGGTCGAGGAGCTGCTGGACCGGGTGGCCGTGGGTGTGTCACGCGCCGCGCGCCGCGCCACACCCGTGGCACAGGGCACCGCGTGA
- a CDS encoding aldehyde dehydrogenase family protein — MTAQVTTSEHVLGRARWAARAYQRYPATEVARIVSAVAAAAQTNARRLAESAVAESGRGVVTDRTRTHTACANAAHEFHDGPDLLSPRMNPARALVEIPRPAGVVLSLLPAHSAFAHGCVAALFALMTRNAIVIRCPAGEPSCAEGVRLLATSAVAAGAPDGVIQCLTEQPPPPATDLLTHGRVDLVVATPVPTAEAAPAAGGVPVLVDAAVDPSAVAAQLMDSVSFDNALVGGTESVLVVTDGVAEPVTAELSRRGAAVLDAAAAGQLRRYLFADGTPAPDAAGRDAAWIAHRAGIRVDPATRVLVAPFDLAVPEEPFVRGSRAPVLGIVRVPDVMRGVAAARSVVRARGAGLAAAVHSTDPAVIARFCTEVPVARVVVNAACTTAGRDGDAGLVDAVAAGMTIAGRQSPGLRPEDLLSWTTVTSTGTRPGVIAQLATMESRVAEHGPVPPYPVASNAREGGR, encoded by the coding sequence GTGACGGCGCAGGTGACGACCAGCGAGCACGTCCTCGGCCGGGCACGCTGGGCCGCCCGGGCCTACCAGCGCTACCCCGCCACCGAGGTCGCGCGCATCGTGTCGGCCGTTGCCGCCGCGGCGCAGACGAACGCCCGCAGGCTCGCCGAGTCAGCGGTGGCGGAATCGGGTCGCGGGGTCGTCACCGACCGGACCCGGACCCACACGGCCTGCGCGAACGCTGCGCATGAGTTCCACGACGGACCGGACCTGCTGAGCCCGCGCATGAACCCGGCGCGGGCCCTTGTCGAGATTCCCCGCCCGGCGGGGGTCGTGCTGTCGCTCCTGCCCGCCCATTCCGCGTTCGCCCATGGCTGCGTCGCGGCATTGTTCGCGCTGATGACGCGCAATGCGATCGTCATCCGGTGCCCGGCAGGCGAGCCCAGCTGCGCTGAGGGCGTCCGCCTGCTGGCGACGTCGGCGGTCGCGGCCGGTGCCCCGGACGGCGTCATCCAGTGCCTCACCGAGCAGCCCCCGCCCCCCGCCACCGACCTCCTGACGCACGGACGCGTCGACCTCGTCGTGGCAACCCCCGTCCCCACCGCCGAGGCCGCCCCGGCCGCAGGCGGCGTGCCGGTCCTCGTCGACGCGGCGGTCGACCCGTCGGCGGTGGCCGCGCAGCTGATGGACAGCGTGTCGTTCGACAACGCCCTGGTCGGCGGCACCGAGTCGGTGCTGGTCGTCACGGACGGGGTCGCCGAGCCGGTCACGGCCGAACTCAGCCGCCGCGGCGCCGCGGTGCTCGACGCTGCGGCGGCCGGGCAGCTCCGCCGGTACCTGTTCGCGGACGGGACACCCGCCCCGGACGCCGCCGGGCGGGACGCCGCCTGGATCGCCCACCGCGCCGGAATCCGCGTCGACCCGGCGACCCGCGTCCTGGTCGCGCCGTTCGATCTCGCCGTCCCCGAAGAACCGTTCGTGCGCGGGTCGCGCGCGCCGGTACTGGGCATCGTGCGGGTGCCCGACGTCATGCGGGGCGTGGCAGCGGCCCGATCCGTGGTGCGCGCCCGGGGCGCCGGGCTCGCCGCCGCCGTGCACTCGACCGATCCGGCCGTGATCGCGCGGTTCTGCACCGAGGTCCCGGTCGCCCGGGTCGTGGTGAACGCCGCGTGCACGACGGCGGGCCGTGACGGGGACGCCGGGCTCGTCGACGCCGTCGCGGCCGGCATGACCATTGCCGGCCGGCAGTCGCCCGGGCTGCGGCCCGAGGATCTGCTGAGCTGGACCACGGTCACGTCGACCGGCACACGGCCCGGCGTGATCGCACAACTCGCCACGATGGAGTCACGGGTGGCCGAGCACGGTCCCGTCCCGCCGTACCCGGTTGCATCCAACGCGAGGGAGGGCGGGCGGTGA